A DNA window from Halanaerobium saccharolyticum subsp. saccharolyticum DSM 6643 contains the following coding sequences:
- the nhaC gene encoding Na+/H+ antiporter NhaC, protein MEKKEIKKPTLRIAIIALLTVIAVILISIRTILVLESALVLGAMTAAVFALFMGLSWHQIEKGMISGIKNAIGASLILIIIGMVIGSWILSGTIQTMIYYGLNFLSPSIFLPAAFILAAITSILIGSSFGTIATMGIVLIGVAEGLGVPKAITVGAIVSGAMLGDKISPMSDSTNLTAAMSSTDLFEHIKSMLYISVPAALISLILYSILGASYLDGGANLSQISIIMDNLSNNFNISLWTLIPPALMLLLSLFKMPAIASLSISFITASIFAVLTQGASFAEVLNAAANGYQADTGMELLDGLLTQGGINNMMSTVAIIMAGTAMGGILEKSRILEAILESMLTIVKKPRDLILISLTSAYVMLLATGEMFVSIVIPGRTLAPAYQEMDIDTSVLSRSLETASTLGCSILPWGVVSVYIQNVMDIGFSYIPYTFLSFLAPVIAVIYAFSGKFIFKSK, encoded by the coding sequence ATGGAGAAAAAAGAAATAAAAAAGCCTACACTAAGAATTGCTATAATTGCTTTATTGACAGTTATTGCAGTTATTTTAATTTCTATTAGAACAATTTTAGTTTTAGAGAGTGCTCTTGTTTTAGGGGCCATGACAGCTGCCGTTTTTGCTCTTTTTATGGGCTTAAGCTGGCATCAGATCGAAAAAGGAATGATTTCGGGGATTAAAAATGCCATTGGAGCCTCTTTGATTTTGATCATAATTGGAATGGTAATTGGAAGCTGGATTTTATCTGGTACTATTCAGACAATGATCTACTACGGACTCAATTTTTTAAGTCCCAGTATTTTCCTGCCAGCAGCTTTCATTTTAGCAGCTATTACTTCTATTTTAATAGGAAGTTCTTTTGGGACAATTGCTACAATGGGAATAGTTTTAATTGGAGTTGCTGAAGGACTTGGAGTTCCCAAAGCAATAACTGTTGGGGCAATAGTCTCTGGCGCCATGTTGGGTGATAAAATATCTCCCATGTCGGATTCAACAAATTTAACTGCTGCCATGAGCAGTACAGACTTATTTGAACATATTAAATCAATGCTTTATATATCGGTTCCAGCAGCTTTAATTAGTTTGATTCTTTATTCTATTCTGGGAGCTTCTTATCTTGATGGTGGAGCTAATCTGAGCCAAATTTCAATTATTATGGATAATTTAAGTAATAATTTTAATATTTCTTTATGGACTTTAATTCCACCAGCATTAATGCTGCTGCTTTCCTTATTTAAGATGCCTGCAATCGCTTCCCTATCCATCAGCTTTATTACTGCTTCTATTTTTGCAGTTTTAACTCAAGGAGCTTCTTTTGCTGAAGTTTTAAATGCAGCCGCTAATGGTTATCAGGCAGATACAGGAATGGAACTTTTAGATGGGCTTTTAACCCAGGGTGGAATTAATAATATGATGAGTACCGTAGCAATTATTATGGCTGGTACTGCCATGGGTGGAATTTTGGAAAAATCACGAATTCTGGAGGCAATACTGGAATCGATGTTAACGATAGTAAAAAAACCAAGAGATCTAATTTTAATTTCTCTAACTTCAGCCTATGTTATGCTTTTAGCAACCGGAGAAATGTTTGTTTCAATCGTGATTCCAGGACGGACACTGGCGCCCGCTTATCAAGAAATGGATATTGATACTAGTGTGCTTTCCCGTTCTTTAGAAACCGCTTCTACTTTAGGCTGTTCTATTTTACCCTGGGGAGTTGTTTCAGTTTATATTCAAAATGTAATGGATATTGGTTTTAGCTATATTCCTTATACATTTTTATCTTTCTTAGCTCCAGTTATTGCTGTAATTTATGCTTTCAGCGGCAAGT
- a CDS encoding ferredoxin, which produces MADVENRVSENVAGDYYVDDQCIACGICVGEAPDNFEMGADYAYVYKQPENEAEKTACESALEACPVDAIGSDG; this is translated from the coding sequence ATGGCAGATGTAGAAAATCGGGTTTCGGAAAATGTTGCTGGTGATTATTATGTTGATGATCAATGTATCGCCTGTGGAATTTGTGTTGGAGAAGCTCCAGATAATTTTGAAATGGGTGCTGACTATGCTTATGTCTATAAACAGCCTGAAAACGAAGCTGAAAAAACAGCGTGTGAGAGTGCTCTAGAAGCTTGTCCAGTCGATGCAATTGGCAGTGACGGTTAA
- a CDS encoding ABC transporter substrate-binding protein, which produces MVLLLIITLSISVMAEKRVVEHAIGKTEIEGTPQRVITLYQGANDAAYALGIPLTGIVESWVEKPVYKYLRNSLSDVKQVGLETQPNLEEINKLNPDLIIASKMRHEDIYNLLSQIAPTVMEENVFRYRETVKLIGKAAGREEKAAEVLNNWDQRVADFREKIEDKIGGKWPIEVAVLNFRADHARIYYSGYAGRILNELGFERPEDHKKDTWGVKLTSKESIPEMNAEAFFIFMSDDQAVENTYQEWTKHPLWKNLDAVQNEQVFRVDQVAWNMAGGIESAHIMLDQLYEHFELEE; this is translated from the coding sequence ATGGTTTTATTGTTAATTATAACTTTAAGTATTTCGGTGATGGCAGAGAAAAGGGTTGTAGAGCATGCAATAGGAAAAACTGAAATCGAAGGTACTCCACAGAGAGTTATAACTCTTTATCAGGGTGCAAATGATGCTGCTTATGCTCTTGGAATACCTCTAACTGGTATTGTGGAATCCTGGGTTGAAAAGCCGGTTTATAAGTATTTGCGGAATAGTTTGAGTGATGTTAAACAGGTTGGTCTGGAAACCCAGCCTAATCTGGAGGAAATTAATAAATTAAATCCGGATTTAATTATTGCTTCCAAGATGAGACATGAGGATATTTATAACCTGCTTTCCCAGATTGCTCCAACAGTAATGGAAGAAAATGTGTTCCGCTATCGGGAAACTGTTAAATTAATAGGTAAAGCTGCAGGTAGAGAAGAAAAGGCAGCAGAAGTCTTAAATAATTGGGATCAGCGAGTTGCAGATTTTAGAGAAAAAATTGAAGATAAAATTGGTGGCAAGTGGCCGATTGAAGTTGCTGTTTTAAACTTTAGAGCAGACCATGCCCGTATTTATTACAGTGGTTATGCTGGAAGAATTCTAAATGAACTTGGTTTTGAGAGGCCTGAAGACCATAAAAAAGATACCTGGGGAGTTAAATTAACTTCTAAAGAAAGTATCCCGGAAATGAATGCAGAAGCCTTCTTCATCTTTATGTCAGATGATCAGGCGGTAGAAAACACCTATCAGGAATGGACTAAACATCCACTCTGGAAAAACTTAGATGCTGTTCAAAATGAGCAGGTGTTTAGAGTTGATCAGGTTGCCTGGAATATGGCTGGAGGAATTGAATCAGCCCATATTATGTTAGATCAATTATATGAACATTTTGAATTGGAAGAATAA
- a CDS encoding FecCD family ABC transporter permease: protein MTHLLRKPKTKLKMLMFLTFLLLTAAVFSLAVGQHFVSLTSVYRALFSFDQQSTRHIIVRSTRLSRTVIALAAGGSLAVAGALMQALTGNPLAAPGIFGLNSGAVFLLVIAATLFGVTSMEISIWLAFFGSMLAGLLVYFIASLGRSGLSSLKMILAGAAVTALFHSFTQGLLVINQESLESVLFWLSGSTAGRDLEMIMPLLPFILGAIILALFLAKDINVLLIGEEMAAGLGQKTIIIKLLLGLSIVILAGSSVAAAGAISFIGLVVPHISRFFVGNNYHWLIIYSFIIGAGLLLIADIVARIIIMPQEVPIGVMTAFMGAPLFVYIVRRGFKVNA, encoded by the coding sequence ATGACTCATCTTTTGCGTAAACCAAAGACAAAATTGAAAATGTTGATGTTCTTAACTTTCTTGTTACTGACAGCAGCAGTTTTTAGTCTAGCTGTTGGTCAGCACTTTGTTTCCTTAACGAGTGTTTACAGGGCACTATTTAGTTTTGATCAGCAGTCAACAAGACATATAATAGTCCGCTCAACCAGATTGAGCAGAACTGTGATTGCTCTAGCAGCAGGGGGAAGTCTTGCTGTTGCTGGGGCTTTAATGCAGGCGCTGACCGGTAATCCGCTTGCTGCTCCCGGAATTTTTGGGCTTAACTCAGGTGCAGTTTTCCTACTGGTAATTGCAGCTACATTATTTGGAGTAACTTCGATGGAGATCAGCATTTGGCTTGCTTTTTTTGGTTCAATGCTGGCCGGGTTGCTGGTTTATTTTATTGCTTCTCTGGGTAGAAGTGGGCTTTCCTCTCTAAAAATGATTCTTGCTGGAGCTGCAGTGACTGCTCTTTTCCATTCTTTTACTCAGGGACTTTTGGTAATTAACCAGGAGAGTTTAGAAAGTGTTCTTTTCTGGCTCTCTGGTTCAACTGCCGGTAGAGATCTGGAAATGATTATGCCGCTGCTTCCTTTTATATTAGGAGCGATAATTCTGGCTTTGTTTTTGGCCAAAGATATTAATGTTTTACTAATTGGAGAAGAAATGGCAGCAGGCTTGGGTCAAAAAACTATAATCATTAAACTTTTACTCGGTTTGAGCATTGTTATTCTGGCCGGTAGCTCAGTGGCTGCAGCAGGCGCAATATCTTTTATTGGTTTAGTAGTTCCTCATATCAGCCGCTTTTTTGTCGGGAATAACTACCACTGGCTGATAATTTATTCTTTTATTATTGGAGCAGGCTTGCTTTTAATTGCAGATATTGTAGCCAGGATTATCATTATGCCTCAGGAAGTACCGATTGGAGTAATGACAGCTTTTATGGGAGCACCACTTTTTGTTTACATTGTCAGGCGGGGGTTTAAAGTTAATGCTTAA
- a CDS encoding FecCD family ABC transporter permease, with amino-acid sequence MLKNLKISQELILIFGLILLAGLIFILSLSFGSSYISPVTVISHFLGLEAGSYNFTINILRLPRTLMAFLVGAALSVSGLILQANIKNPLASPDIIGITGGASAGAVIYLSFFSADYGIAGLPFAAILGAAVVSTLIYFLAWQKGVSSIRLVLIGIGIAAAVDALVTMIIVFSPISTTVQSYVWLTGSIYGTNWEELFQFLPWVIIFIPLAFAFYKSLNLLALGDKVAAGLGLNIQLNRFLLMAISVALAGSAVSYAGGVAFIGLIAPHIARKMGGKSYSILIIYSVLSGGMIFMAADLLARTAFLPLDLPAGVFVSGIGAPFFIYLLYRNRNQF; translated from the coding sequence ATGCTTAAAAATTTAAAAATTTCACAGGAGCTTATCTTAATTTTTGGACTCATTCTGCTAGCAGGATTAATTTTTATTCTTTCTTTATCCTTTGGCAGCAGCTATATCTCACCAGTGACTGTGATCAGTCACTTTTTGGGACTGGAAGCTGGATCTTATAATTTCACAATTAATATTTTACGCTTACCCCGTACACTTATGGCTTTTTTAGTTGGGGCAGCTCTCTCAGTTTCAGGACTTATTCTGCAGGCGAATATTAAAAATCCCCTGGCTTCTCCGGATATAATTGGAATCACAGGTGGGGCTTCTGCTGGAGCAGTCATCTACTTAAGTTTTTTTAGTGCTGATTATGGGATTGCCGGTTTGCCTTTTGCTGCCATTTTGGGAGCAGCAGTGGTTTCGACTTTGATCTATTTTCTGGCCTGGCAGAAGGGTGTCAGCTCAATCAGGCTGGTTTTGATTGGAATTGGGATTGCAGCAGCTGTCGATGCTCTGGTAACAATGATTATTGTCTTCAGTCCAATTAGTACTACAGTTCAGTCCTATGTCTGGCTGACAGGGAGTATTTATGGTACAAACTGGGAGGAGCTTTTTCAATTTTTGCCCTGGGTTATAATTTTTATCCCACTGGCTTTTGCTTTTTACAAAAGTTTAAATCTGCTGGCCTTAGGTGATAAGGTGGCTGCAGGTCTTGGTTTGAATATTCAGCTTAATCGCTTTCTCTTAATGGCAATCAGTGTAGCTCTGGCTGGTTCTGCTGTATCCTATGCTGGAGGAGTTGCCTTTATTGGGCTGATTGCACCTCATATAGCCCGAAAAATGGGAGGGAAATCTTATTCAATCTTAATTATTTATTCAGTTTTATCTGGGGGAATGATTTTTATGGCAGCAGATTTACTTGCCAGAACTGCCTTTTTACCACTTGACTTACCTGCAGGAGTCTTTGTTTCCGGAATCGGAGCCCCATTTTTTATTTATTTACTTTACAGAAATCGCAACCAATTCTAA
- a CDS encoding ABC transporter ATP-binding protein, with amino-acid sequence MIDNLDLKIPEGEITIFIGGNGSGKSTLLNSMARLLKPVEGSVELKGEDINQLSTKKVAKKLAFLPQSSTIPEGITVRKLVEQGRYPYQKWYQASSSEDHKIVEKVLKDTGLLEFANRDLSSLSGGQRQRAWLAMVLAQDTEIILLDEPTTYLDLSHQVDLLDLLYELNKKDQRTIIMVLHDLNLACRYADHIVAIKDKGVFAQGKPEEVIDEEVIKEVFDLNCQIVSDPVFGTPLCIPTGKNKKNKLNRAI; translated from the coding sequence ATAATTGATAACCTTGACTTAAAGATACCAGAAGGCGAAATTACTATTTTTATTGGTGGTAATGGTTCTGGTAAATCAACCCTACTTAATTCTATGGCCCGACTTTTAAAACCCGTGGAGGGTTCTGTAGAACTGAAGGGAGAAGATATTAATCAGCTTTCAACCAAAAAAGTGGCAAAAAAGCTTGCATTTTTACCTCAAAGCTCTACTATTCCAGAGGGAATTACCGTCCGTAAACTTGTTGAACAGGGAAGATATCCCTATCAAAAATGGTATCAAGCCTCAAGCAGTGAGGATCATAAGATAGTTGAAAAGGTTTTAAAAGACACAGGTCTTTTAGAATTTGCCAACCGAGATTTAAGTTCACTCTCTGGTGGGCAGCGTCAGAGGGCCTGGTTGGCAATGGTCCTGGCTCAGGACACAGAAATAATTTTACTAGATGAGCCAACTACCTATCTTGATCTCTCCCATCAGGTTGATCTGCTTGACTTACTCTATGAATTAAACAAGAAAGATCAGCGGACAATTATTATGGTCCTGCATGATTTAAACTTAGCCTGCCGCTATGCCGATCATATAGTGGCTATTAAAGATAAAGGAGTTTTTGCTCAGGGAAAACCGGAAGAAGTTATTGATGAAGAAGTGATTAAAGAAGTTTTTGATTTAAACTGTCAGATTGTTTCTGACCCTGTATTTGGAACACCTCTCTGTATTCCAACTGGAAAGAACAAAAAGAACAAATTGAATCGAGCAATATAA
- a CDS encoding damage-control phosphatase ARMT1 family protein, whose product MKIKYGCYPCILRQSIESAEMIEVNEKEMKQIIKHFGEILTPALENDFTAPMLAAEIQKYIKNLTEVEDPYFDLKEKNLKEAQRLLPLVEAEIKKAEDSLLASLLMSAMGNSIDAGVSLNVNIKENIDQAIKDSFAHSDYKCFKEKIKKADSLLIIADNTGEALFDRLLLKELKPYNLNITYAVREIPILNDITAEKAAELGIGEYAEIIKSGTTAPGMLMEEASQEFLEAYKNADLVISKGQGNLEGLLDIEEDIYFLLKAKCEIIAEVLGVELNDFVFLYR is encoded by the coding sequence GTGAAAATAAAATATGGCTGTTACCCCTGTATCTTAAGACAGAGTATTGAATCAGCTGAAATGATTGAAGTTAATGAGAAGGAAATGAAGCAGATTATTAAACATTTTGGAGAAATATTGACTCCTGCTCTCGAAAATGATTTTACGGCTCCGATGCTTGCTGCTGAAATTCAGAAATATATTAAAAATTTAACTGAGGTGGAAGATCCATATTTTGATTTAAAAGAGAAAAATTTAAAAGAGGCTCAGAGGCTGCTGCCGCTCGTAGAAGCTGAAATTAAGAAAGCTGAAGATTCATTGCTGGCTTCTTTATTGATGTCAGCAATGGGGAATTCAATTGATGCCGGAGTTTCTTTAAATGTTAATATTAAAGAAAATATTGATCAGGCAATTAAAGATTCATTTGCTCACAGTGATTATAAATGCTTTAAAGAAAAAATTAAAAAAGCAGATAGTTTATTAATAATTGCAGACAACACAGGTGAAGCTCTTTTTGATCGTCTACTTCTTAAAGAATTAAAACCATATAACTTAAATATTACATATGCAGTTAGAGAGATTCCTATTTTAAATGATATAACCGCAGAAAAAGCTGCAGAATTAGGAATTGGAGAATATGCAGAAATAATTAAGAGCGGCACTACTGCTCCTGGAATGTTAATGGAAGAGGCTTCTCAAGAATTTTTAGAAGCCTATAAAAATGCTGATTTAGTAATTTCTAAAGGCCAGGGTAATTTAGAAGGTTTGTTGGATATTGAAGAAGATATCTATTTTTTACTTAAGGCAAAATGTGAAATAATTGCTGAAGTCTTGGGTGTAGAATTAAATGATTTTGTATTTCTTTATAGATAA
- the msrB gene encoding peptide-methionine (R)-S-oxide reductase MsrB: protein MDYLLVFSIILLTVFTLNSSVFAQTEIPYDQKMNEVDTETATFALGCFWGPDASFGALEGVVRTRVGYAGGDKNNPTYKMIGDHTETIEIDYDPEVISYSELLEIFFASHDPYRPAYSRQYASLILYNNSKQQDLALEMKRKLEAESGREIKTEIKKLDKFYFAEDYHQKFRLQQAQDFKNHYLSQLSMEEFINSPAVTKANGYFTGNGERDNIIQNIGELGLSTELQERLLERNSIDPAECVTFCKTEDADSVVINEEESDQELRERLTDLQYKVTQLDATEPAFNNKYWDNKEPGIYVDVVSGEPLFSSTDKFESGSGWPSFTKPLVEENIVEVEDKSLWMTRIEIRSKNADSHLGHVFEDGPKPTGLRYCMNSAALRFIPAEDLAEEGYEEFEYLFE, encoded by the coding sequence ATGGATTATTTACTTGTATTTTCAATTATATTATTGACAGTTTTTACACTAAATTCTAGTGTATTTGCTCAAACAGAGATTCCCTATGATCAAAAAATGAATGAAGTTGATACTGAAACAGCCACTTTTGCTTTAGGCTGCTTTTGGGGACCCGACGCTTCCTTTGGAGCTTTAGAAGGTGTTGTTAGAACTCGAGTTGGTTATGCTGGTGGCGATAAAAATAACCCAACTTATAAGATGATTGGTGATCACACTGAAACAATAGAAATTGATTATGATCCAGAAGTTATTTCTTACAGTGAATTACTTGAAATCTTTTTTGCCAGTCATGACCCTTACAGACCGGCTTATTCGAGACAGTACGCCTCTTTAATTTTATATAATAATTCTAAGCAGCAGGATTTAGCTCTGGAAATGAAGAGAAAATTAGAAGCTGAAAGTGGTAGAGAAATCAAGACCGAAATTAAAAAACTGGATAAATTCTATTTTGCTGAAGATTATCATCAGAAATTTAGATTACAGCAGGCTCAGGATTTTAAAAATCATTATTTGTCCCAGCTATCTATGGAGGAATTTATTAATTCTCCAGCAGTAACTAAAGCTAATGGCTATTTTACTGGTAATGGTGAGCGTGATAATATTATTCAGAATATCGGTGAACTTGGTTTAAGTACTGAGCTGCAGGAAAGACTTTTAGAAAGAAATAGTATTGATCCGGCTGAATGTGTTACTTTCTGTAAGACTGAAGATGCTGACAGTGTAGTGATTAATGAAGAAGAAAGTGATCAGGAATTGAGAGAGCGTTTAACTGATCTGCAGTACAAGGTAACTCAGCTTGATGCTACAGAACCTGCTTTTAATAATAAATACTGGGATAATAAAGAACCTGGTATCTATGTTGATGTAGTTTCTGGTGAACCACTTTTTTCCTCAACTGATAAATTCGAATCAGGATCAGGCTGGCCCAGTTTTACTAAGCCACTGGTTGAAGAAAATATTGTTGAAGTTGAGGATAAATCACTCTGGATGACCAGAATAGAGATTAGAAGTAAAAATGCTGATTCTCATTTGGGTCATGTATTTGAAGATGGTCCTAAACCAACAGGTTTAAGATACTGCATGAATTCAGCCGCTCTAAGATTTATCCCAGCTGAAGATCTAGCTGAAGAAGGTTATGAGGAATTTGAATATTTATTTGAATAA
- a CDS encoding macro domain-containing protein, translating into MKFKLAKLELQLIKGDISAQTDIEAVVNAANAQLKTGGGVAGAIHRAAGPELEEACRDLAPIQVGEAVITSAFKLPNQYVIHTLGPVYGEDKPEAELLARCYQNSLHLVEECQLKSVAFPAISTGAFAYPIKEAAQISLKTIKEMAADLKKIKLIRFVLYSSKDLEVYKNEAKKILKK; encoded by the coding sequence ATGAAATTTAAACTAGCTAAGCTTGAACTACAGTTAATTAAAGGAGATATATCAGCTCAAACAGATATTGAAGCTGTGGTTAATGCTGCAAATGCTCAGCTAAAAACTGGCGGTGGAGTTGCTGGAGCAATTCATCGAGCTGCTGGTCCTGAGCTGGAAGAAGCCTGTAGAGATTTGGCACCAATTCAGGTAGGAGAGGCAGTGATTACTTCTGCTTTTAAGCTTCCTAATCAATATGTAATTCACACATTGGGTCCAGTATATGGTGAGGACAAACCTGAGGCTGAGCTGCTTGCTAGATGCTATCAAAATTCACTACATCTGGTTGAAGAATGTCAGTTGAAAAGTGTTGCTTTTCCTGCAATTTCAACTGGTGCTTTTGCTTATCCAATTAAAGAAGCTGCACAAATTTCATTAAAAACCATCAAAGAAATGGCAGCAGATCTAAAAAAGATTAAGCTGATACGCTTTGTATTATACAGTTCTAAAGATTTAGAAGTATATAAAAATGAGGCTAAGAAAATCTTAAAAAAATAA
- a CDS encoding HAD family hydrolase, whose amino-acid sequence MNLNIPDYKKIEIDKIVFDLNGTIACDGSLIRGVKAGINSLAADFDIYILTADTFGTAAELLKDLKAELVIIDSSDGSKFKADFIKKLGCKNVIAVGNGNNDALMLKKAELGIAVIGPEGTAAGALREADLISREINDVLAILSKPKRLKATLRK is encoded by the coding sequence TTGAATTTGAATATACCAGATTATAAAAAAATTGAAATTGACAAAATAGTTTTTGACCTGAATGGTACCATAGCCTGTGATGGTAGTTTGATTAGAGGAGTTAAAGCAGGAATTAACAGTTTAGCTGCAGATTTTGATATATATATTTTAACTGCAGATACTTTTGGAACAGCGGCTGAATTGTTAAAAGATTTAAAAGCAGAACTGGTTATAATTGACAGCAGTGATGGAAGCAAGTTTAAAGCTGATTTTATAAAAAAATTAGGCTGCAAAAATGTTATTGCAGTTGGTAATGGTAACAATGATGCACTGATGCTTAAAAAAGCAGAATTAGGTATTGCAGTAATTGGGCCTGAAGGAACAGCCGCTGGTGCTCTTAGGGAAGCAGATCTGATTAGTAGAGAGATTAATGATGTTTTAGCAATACTGTCTAAACCAAAAAGGCTAAAAGCTACTTTAAGAAAATAG
- a CDS encoding cyclase family protein: MADLIDLSYEIYSKMPVYPGDLEVELENDKKLSRDAYANHNLKMGMHAGTHLDLPAHMLNDQRHISDIDLAYLNGRAKLLNAVGEKVITVKDKYKKLIEKDDIIIIYTGFATKYGTKEYYTEHPVISEELADLLIKKEIKILGFDLPSPDRNPYQIHQKLFRNNIFILENLCNLDQLPEFKSFKFFLFPLKVRAEAAPCRAAAEI, translated from the coding sequence GTGGCAGATCTAATTGATTTAAGTTACGAAATTTACTCTAAGATGCCTGTTTATCCGGGTGATTTAGAAGTTGAACTCGAAAATGACAAAAAGCTTAGTCGAGATGCCTATGCCAATCATAATCTCAAAATGGGAATGCATGCCGGAACTCATCTTGATCTACCGGCACATATGTTAAATGATCAGCGCCATATTTCCGATATAGATCTAGCATATTTAAACGGCAGAGCCAAACTTTTAAATGCAGTTGGCGAAAAAGTAATAACTGTAAAAGATAAATATAAAAAACTAATTGAAAAAGATGATATTATAATTATTTATACAGGCTTTGCTACAAAATATGGTACAAAAGAATATTATACAGAGCATCCAGTTATTTCAGAGGAGCTGGCAGATTTACTTATTAAAAAAGAAATTAAAATTTTAGGGTTTGATCTTCCATCACCTGACAGAAATCCCTATCAGATTCATCAAAAACTATTTAGGAATAATATTTTTATTTTAGAAAATCTCTGTAATTTAGATCAACTACCAGAATTTAAATCTTTTAAATTTTTTCTGTTTCCGCTAAAAGTTAGAGCTGAAGCGGCTCCCTGCAGAGCAGCAGCAGAAATTTAG